AGCGATGAGGATGTGATCCTTTTACTAAAAGATATCACTGGCATGGTGCAGCCAGAGCCGACCGAAGAACGGGAAAAACTGATTCAGGCGGGCAGGCATTACAGTGAAATGCTTCCAATCGAATATGTTCCGACAGAAAAATATATGCAGGTATACCGGGAAGCGTTAAAAAATTATGCAAAACCGGTAGCACTGGCAGTTGGAAGACTTGCGGACAAGATCATTGAAAAAAAGGGACAGAACATTGTGCTCGTTTCATTGGCCCGTGCAGGTATTCCAATCGGAATTTTAGTCAAAAGATACATTGCAAAAAAATATCATATCAATGTACCGCATTATTCTATTTCCATCATTCGTGGTAGAGGGATTGATGACAATGCGATGAAATATCTGTTGAGCCGGTATGAGCCGGGGCAGTTGTTGTTTGTGGACGGGTGGATTGGAAAAGGCGCGATTTTAAATGAATTGAAAAAAGATCTTGCGCAGTATGAAGATGTATCGTCCGATATTGCTGTGATAGCAGATCCTGCCAATGTGACAGAACTTTGTGGTACGCATGATGACATTTTAATACCGAGTTCCTGTTTAAACAGCACAGTGTCAGGTCTGGTCAGCAGAACATTTTTAAGAAGTGATATCATAGGCAAAGATGATTTTCACGGAGCTGTCTATTATGGCGAATTAAAAGATTCGGATCTGTCCTACGAGTTTATCCATACCATTGAAAAAGAATTTAATATGGATGCAGGAAAAGAAGATAAGCGGGTGGAAGGCTTTGGTATTGGTGAGGTAAAACAGATCGCAGAAACATTTGAAATTGATGACATCAATCTGATCAAGCCGGGAATTGGTGAGGCAACAAGAGTATTGCTCCGAAGGGTTCCCTGGAAGATTCTGATTGATGAGAGGTATAAGGGAGATCCGCAGCTTGGACATCTTGTGAGATTAGCGGAGGAAAAAAATGTACCAATCCAGTATTATCCGATGAGGCATTATAAATGCTGCGGTATCATTAAAAAAATGTCAGATATATAAAAATACTGTCGGTTTCCAAGGAAATTTATGCATAGATAAGTCTGGTCTATCATGCCAATGAATTTATGCATACATAAATTTAGTTCTGGATGCCAAAGACCTCTGCAAGAAAAAATATTTTTTCTGCCCAGTTATGGTGGGTTTTGTACTCGTTCATCCTTTCCTGAGCCGGATTTCCGGCAACCAGGGAGGCAGAGCTTTTATCCCAGTTTAAAATTGCTTTTGCATCGTTAAAATCTGATCGTGTAACCTGATAAGCTTTGTTTACAACGGAGATCTGGTTTGGATGGATGACAGTTTTTCCGGTGAATCCGCAGAGTTTATCGTCTTTTAATTCCTGAATTAATCCATTTTCCCAATTATCACCCGAATAATATTCCCACACAGGACCGGAGATGACGTAGTCCATGCCGTAAACGGTTATGATATCAGAAAAAATATCAGCAACAGGTTTGATCCGGTGAATGGACTCGTCGGAATGACGGCGGAAGCCAAACATGTGACACAGATCATTTCCGCCGACACGGATATTTAAAACGAGATCTTCCACTGGGTGAAGCAGGTTCTTTAAATCGTACAGGATATCAACGCGGTGTCTTAGATCAATGATGGAGGAACTTTCATAGATCGGCATCATATATAATTTCTTTGAAGCCTGTTCGTTTGCCCGGATCATTTCTTCTATATAAGAGTTGGCGGCATCAGTAGTAAATTTCGGAATGATATAACCGGTGATCAGCTTTATGCTGTCGCCGAAAGCCTTTGTTAAGCGTCCAATCTGACCGGCATTGCGGACGCGGATAAAGATTTTCGGAAGATAAAAAGGATGATCCTGGAAACTTTCAAATATCTGATGGATGGAAGCAATCAGATCCTGCTCGGCTTCCATCACAAAATTGTCATTGATCGTATCTTCAAGGCATAAAGCCAGAGAATATTTATTTCCAAATTTTTCATGAATCACAGAGTCAGCAATCGTTTTTTTATTGGCAGGACAATAGAGCAGTGCGCCAACACTGTAATAAATCATATCATTTTTCAATTTGTAAAAATCCCCCTGAGTGCGTAAATTGTAATGCAAATTGAATTATAGCATTAATATAGGTAAAAAGATAGATGGATTAGACGTAATATGTGTGATACAATCAGACGTATAAGCTGCTCTGACACATTACAGCAGTATGCTATACTTTTAGAAGATTCTATAATAAGGAAGGAAACGTATGAGTAACAGTGGCAAAAAGATACGTCTGTCATTTAATTCTCCGGTGATTTTGGGATTTACAATTATCTGCTTTATCGTGTTGATTTTGGATAAATTGACAGGAAGTGCATCCACGCGGACATTTTTCAGTGTCTACCGGTCATCGTTAGCAAGTCCGTTCACATACATCCGGTTTTTTGGACATGTATTCGGACATGCCAGCTGGGATCATTTCTTTGGAAATATTATGATGTTATTGGTTGTAGGGCCGCTTTTGGAAGAAAAGTATGGGTCGGCAAATATTTTATTTGTAATTTTAACGACAGCGCTGGTGACAGGTGTGATCAATTTCATATTTTTCCCCCATGTCCAGCTTCTTGGTGCAAGCGGTGTTGTATTTGCGTTTATATTACTTGCATCCTTAACAAGTATTGAAGAAGGAAAAATCCCGCTTACATTTATTCTGGTTGCACTGATCTATATCGGGCAGCAGGTGTATGATGGCATATTTATCCGGGATAATGTTTCAAATCTGACACATATTTTGGGTGGTATTGTCGGTTCAGGTCTTGGCTATGTGATGAATAAAAACAAAATGAACAGATATTGAAGGTGAGAATGCGCTATGTTAGAACATAAAAAGATTCGCAGCCTTGATGATTACTTTGTCGATCTCGATAGCAGACAAAGCAGAGAGGTGTATTTTTACCGGATCAATGGATACACGGAAAAAATCGGTGATTTTATAAAAAAATATTATGACACGGCAAGAAGAAAGGGCGTGGTGATCGAAGGGAAAATCCCTAATCCGGATGAGCAGAATCTTGCGTATTATTCGGAAATTATGGGTATGGATTTTCGGATGGATCCGTCATTTATAACCGCTGGGTTAAAGAAATGGCTGCCGCGTATGAACGATCTGCAAAGGAAGAATGTGGCAGATTCGATTTATGACTCGCTTGATTCCATGAGACGGAATGGAAAAACAGAGAATATGCAAAAAAATGCATATATCAAATTTATGTGCTGGCTGTATTACAAATTTGAGCGGATTGTAAACCAGCTTGGGGCAAATGAACTGCCCAAGATCCTTTATGAGGGGGATATCAGTAATTACGAGCTGATGCTGATATCAATCCTGTCAAATGCAGGGTGTGATGTGGTGTTGCTGCAGTATCACGGTGATGCAGGGTACCTTAAGTCAGATCCGGATTCCGTTTTATCGGACGATCTAAAAATGGAGGGGATGACAGCTTTCCCGGAAGAATACTGCTTAAAGAAAGTCCGTGAAGCGATACAAAATGATTTTGAAAAAGAACGGCTGTATGGAAATCTTCCTTCTGTCAATAACTGTACTAATGCCTGGATCAGCGGAAAAGGATTTGAAGATATCAAAAAAAGTGTGTTGAGCAGAGGGACAGATTCCCGTTTCTTTTATAATTGTTTTTACCGGATCAATGGAGCAGAGGACAAGCTGACTTATGCAAACGAATTGTTTCAGCTGCAGCTTGAACTGAAAAATGCCAGACGAAAGACTGTGATCGTAAATGGAGAGATTGAAAGACCGACACCGGATGAGATCGCAGATATCCGG
The Roseburia rectibacter DNA segment above includes these coding regions:
- a CDS encoding cysteine protease StiP family protein — protein: MRSSYSDEDVILLLKDITGMVQPEPTEEREKLIQAGRHYSEMLPIEYVPTEKYMQVYREALKNYAKPVALAVGRLADKIIEKKGQNIVLVSLARAGIPIGILVKRYIAKKYHINVPHYSISIIRGRGIDDNAMKYLLSRYEPGQLLFVDGWIGKGAILNELKKDLAQYEDVSSDIAVIADPANVTELCGTHDDILIPSSCLNSTVSGLVSRTFLRSDIIGKDDFHGAVYYGELKDSDLSYEFIHTIEKEFNMDAGKEDKRVEGFGIGEVKQIAETFEIDDINLIKPGIGEATRVLLRRVPWKILIDERYKGDPQLGHLVRLAEEKNVPIQYYPMRHYKCCGIIKKMSDI
- a CDS encoding HpcH/HpaI aldolase/citrate lyase family protein, which gives rise to MKNDMIYYSVGALLYCPANKKTIADSVIHEKFGNKYSLALCLEDTINDNFVMEAEQDLIASIHQIFESFQDHPFYLPKIFIRVRNAGQIGRLTKAFGDSIKLITGYIIPKFTTDAANSYIEEMIRANEQASKKLYMMPIYESSSIIDLRHRVDILYDLKNLLHPVEDLVLNIRVGGNDLCHMFGFRRHSDESIHRIKPVADIFSDIITVYGMDYVISGPVWEYYSGDNWENGLIQELKDDKLCGFTGKTVIHPNQISVVNKAYQVTRSDFNDAKAILNWDKSSASLVAGNPAQERMNEYKTHHNWAEKIFFLAEVFGIQN
- a CDS encoding rhomboid family intramembrane serine protease, whose product is MSNSGKKIRLSFNSPVILGFTIICFIVLILDKLTGSASTRTFFSVYRSSLASPFTYIRFFGHVFGHASWDHFFGNIMMLLVVGPLLEEKYGSANILFVILTTALVTGVINFIFFPHVQLLGASGVVFAFILLASLTSIEEGKIPLTFILVALIYIGQQVYDGIFIRDNVSNLTHILGGIVGSGLGYVMNKNKMNRY